CGCGCGGTCGCCCAGCGGCTGATCGGGATGTGCCCGAGCGTCAGGCCCCCCACCAGCGAGCCGGCCGCGAAGATCGCCAGGACCACTCCGGACTCGACGCCGCCCTCGCCGAACACCGCGACGACTCCCGCCTCCACCGCCGCGCAGGCGCCGACGAGCAGGAAGCCGACGACGGTCGCCAGCAGCACCGGCGGCTTCGAGAGCACGACGCCGAGCTTGCGCTTGGAGCGCGGGATGCGCACGCGGCCGACTTCGGGCGACGCGATGAACCAGATGCCGCCCCCGATCAGGAACGCGGCGGCCGTGAGGATGCCGGCGACCGTCGAGATCTGGATCGACACGAACGTGGTCAGCACCGGGCCGAGGACCCAGATGATCTCCTGCGCCGAGGCGTCGAGCGAGAAGAGCGGCGTGAGCTGCGAGCTGGTGACCATCTTGGGGTAGATGGTGCGGACGGCCGGCTGGACGGGCGGCATGCTGAGGCCCGCGATCAGGGCGATGACCACGAACTGCCAGATCTCGAGGTCGAGCAGCGCCATGGCGATGATCGCCGCGGCGCAGACGATCAGGGTGAGGGTGAGCACCCGGCGCATGCCGAGGCGCCCCATCAGCCTGCTCGTCAGAGGGCCGGCGATCGCCTGGCCGATCGACATCGAGCCGAGCACCAGACCGGCCGCCGCGTACGAGTCGTGCACGCGCTCGACGTGGAGCAGGAACGCGAGCGAGAGCATCCCGAACGGGAAGCGCGCCGTGAGCTGTGCCGCGATGATGCGCCCCACGCCGGGGGTCTTCAGGAGTTCGGTGTAGCTGCCCACCGGACGACACTAGCGGCCCGCCCCGGCTCGGTGGACCTCAGCCCGCGAGCACCTTGCGGATGCGCTGCAGCGACACGCTCTCGGCCGTGCCGAGCCCCTGCGCGAAGAAGCTGACCCGCAGCTCCTCGATCATCCAGCGGGCGCGCGCGAGGTTCTCGGGCGCGTGCGGCGGCAGCGGGCGCACGCCGCCGGCCATGCGGTAGAGCTCCTGAGCCGCCTGCACCTCGTTGAGCCACACGCGGTCGCGGCCGACGTTCTCGCCGATCTTGCCGAAGCGCTCGGTGATCGCCGCGAGGTAGCGGGGCAGGTGGCGGAGGCGCTCGACGCCGGTCGCCGACACGAAGCCCGGGTAGACGAGGCCCGAGAGCTGCTCCCGCGCGTCGGTCAGCGCCGGCAGCAGGGCCATGCTCGAGGACGCCTTCAGCGCCTTCTCGACGCCGCGGGCGGTCGTCAGGATCGTGGTGACCGTCTTCACGGTCTCGAACATCGAGTCCATCACGCTCGCCGAGACGCGGTCGC
The genomic region above belongs to Rathayibacter sp. VKM Ac-2759 and contains:
- a CDS encoding MFS transporter codes for the protein MGSYTELLKTPGVGRIIAAQLTARFPFGMLSLAFLLHVERVHDSYAAAGLVLGSMSIGQAIAGPLTSRLMGRLGMRRVLTLTLIVCAAAIIAMALLDLEIWQFVVIALIAGLSMPPVQPAVRTIYPKMVTSSQLTPLFSLDASAQEIIWVLGPVLTTFVSIQISTVAGILTAAAFLIGGGIWFIASPEVGRVRIPRSKRKLGVVLSKPPVLLATVVGFLLVGACAAVEAGVVAVFGEGGVESGVVLAIFAAGSLVGGLTLGHIPISRWATARRMLIVTVGMGLAAFSSDFWWLSATLFLAGVGIAPALAALFTITAASVRFSDTAEAYGWVGTGQLIGAALGSAIAGVQIDQSGPTAAIAVAAAFAFVGFVVPALGRRYHPDLRGRDASPLPDTEPVNLPT